In Glycine max cultivar Williams 82 chromosome 10, Glycine_max_v4.0, whole genome shotgun sequence, the DNA window CTTGTCTTCGGGATTCTTTGTTTGTTCTTTAGTTTTGTTTCATCCTCTACCCAAAAAAAATGGATCTAGGATATTGTATTACTAATAAAGGAACAGGAGATGTATATTATATGTGCTGGGTAATGGTGAAAGTTAAGTTTTTTTGACATTGACATCTTTGAGGTCTTACTTTCTGATTTTATTCACACTTCTTGACTCTTAGCATTTTGCAATTtggaattttttcttttgtcttttaatatggtgttttttttatagagatcGTTCTTTTAAATTTAGTATAATAGAATATATTGTGCCGCTGTTTAAATGTTTTTGTGGTGATTATTAACTGCTAGGAAATGTTGAGACTTTTCTGACAATAATACTAGCAATTGTTTAAAATATgtcaaaatcagattttgacaactattttaaaatatgtcaaaatcagtttttaactgttaaaattacattttacgaCATTATAAATTGCAAGTTTTTTTTAGTGAGGATCTATAGTAATACTTTATGactcattaattaaatttgattaaaaatattgtctTGCTCTCCCTAAAATAACCATGTTATGTTACTGAACATTATGAGAAGATTCaagttcaaaaaatgaaaatattgcaTTTCTTCTTGTTGATGCTTATGTTGtaagagaaacaaaagaatatatatttacGAGAcggaggaaaaataaaaaagtactaACCGTCCAATAAGTGAACAATCTGGGTCTGTTGTCACCATAGAGCTCCGGACTAACCTGACTAGTAGAATGATCAAAGCTTCAGAgactatttgataaaattagtatTTATGTTCCTACACGCATGCACATTCGGTGCAATGTAATGTGCCGTGTATCACATGCATTCTAATTAATTTGTGACATGTTCGGTTACTTCAAGGAACCAACATGAAAATGaagtttaaataataataataagtgtgGCTACGTGAATGGAGATTGAAACTCGCTGTCTTGCAATATCTAATTATGTTTTATGGGAACTCATCCCCTTTCTAAAGTTAAcaatgaattaaatatttttttgtcaacttgTATTATTATATATCATCATGACGATAGTATAATAGAGAAGGGATCAACTTGAAAGAGTGTTGAAATTGGAAGGAGTACCTGCCATCCAGCTTCGATGCTATTAAGATCAGTGCCATCGAAGGATCCTGAAAGGATCCAAAGTTGTGATAGACTAAACTCGTTGATTACTTGAATTGATGGATCCCATACGTTTATTGTTGCCTTTGCCCCGTACATCTCTTGCGATGACCCCGTATATGCGATCGCATGCTGCATACcgcaaatttataattaatagagAAAATCAAAGTCTCCTtacattaaaaacaacaattacTAATTCTAATGACAAAacctttctttttaaaatcctaattaaGGTTGAGAATTAATGAATTATTGTACGAGAAAGAGAACATAGGTTGAAGTACAAACGAAGCAATCTTGATAGGCTTTCAAtcttaaaattaagtaatattTAAAAGGATTCGGTGTTGTACGTCAAACAGCAAGCAACATCTGCTAGATCTATTTCTGAAAGTTACATTTTCGtagagtaaaaaattatatcatttcgACCTTTGCACATATGGTTTATCATTATCTGTTAATCTTTTATTCCCAAAAATACCTTCATGGGGAAAATCATGTAAAAAATCGTATCCCTGATTAATATGGTATATTAGTACAGTACTTCACTGTAAGATTGTAGTAATAGGTAAGCTTTacagataaaaattatattataaaacaaaGTACTACTGTATTTTGGATCATTCTCTTCATTGATAATAGAGAATAGATGATACAGACTTTAAGACAGacagacatatatatatatatatatatatatatatatatatatatatatatatatatatataaagaattccAACACTAAGGGGTACAAACtacaaattttacatatatatgtaGTCGAATTtcccatgaataaaaaaagattttatataaacaattgatgcagcatttatttatatatttggaaTTAAGCTTGAAAGCAATGGGTTGTGGTATGTATACGTAGTAGCAGCCATTAGTCAACCCATAGAggcagaatttttttttcttcataatttcATCTGTAGCCAGAAATTGATTATTGACAACGTGCCTGCAGCTGTAGTTAATTTGTGTGTGTATACCTAGCCATTAGCATTATATTCATTGTcgcttgaaaaataaaacattatattcATTGGGAAGGTGCAATAGTgtatttgaactttgaagtatatCTATCCAATGTTATAGGTACGCACGCACCTCATGGCCATTGCCGCTGAGAATATCGGGTGCATCGTGGCGGCGAGAGAGGGAATCAACTCGTGACCGTTTCTTGCCAAAGTCATACAAAGACTTTGCTCTCATCACGTCATGCACTGTGCTCCGCCGTATGGGAACCGTTCCCTTAGGACACCGTGTCCCATTTAGGTGCCACATTTGCCATGCCACCTCACTAGTACTATTAtcattctcttctttcttcactTTCATCCCTTTTGGCATCTCCGTTGGCATTTTCTATTACATCCATCAAATAATACAAAACTTAAAGAAAAAccaaacaacatttttttgggCCATGAGTAAAGTGCAAGGAAAGCAAAGAGGTACGTTGTGAAAATAATTAGGTTGTTGTatgtacatgtatatatatacctgGATCTTGTGATTCTTTAAAAGGGGGTGATCTAAAGCCAGTTGTTTTCTTTTGTGAATACAATCTATAAGATCTCCATCTGGACTCTGCAATACAAAAGAATACTTACTGTTACATATAATAAAGAAGGGCAAAAACCAACATTTATGTGGCCATTAAAATCTCAACCACTGATCAACGTACAATGAAAACTATAgtacataaataatattaatagtaataatgTTACCTCTATGGTGAGCACATGAGGCTTATTGATCTTGTTCAAGTGCTTACTAATCCTTTCAAGTCTAAGGGTACTGGTTTGCCTATGCCTCGTGTAATTTAGCGTCGTGGATTCAACCACAGCCTTTTGTAGAAGTATGGCAACAAAGAAAGTGAGAAGGAGAAGATGATGGTCCTCACGAGGAGCTGAACAGGAGCACCTTCTCTTTCTCCCAATAATAATACCCATATCTCTTTCAGCGCCAAGAAAGAAAATGGGCAAAAACAAAAACGTAATAAGGCTAGGAAGCCATTACTAGCAAAGCAAATAGCACAAAGAAAATCTGACTTTCATGGTTATTTCCATGCCCAAACACTAAACCGAGAAAAGAAAGTTGGAAAGTGACTtgttaagagaaaaaagaaaggaaggaagaCTCTCCCTAGCTATCTCTCTCTATTTAATAGTATTAATGGTGAGAAGGGGAGTAGTTGAGATCAATTAAGCTGCTGCAGCTCAGAGACCCTTTTGAACCTTCAGCATCAAGATCATGATTGCCTGCTTTAGATTTATGTGCTGATGGTGCATGATGATGAAGCACCACACATGCAGTTTGGAGATTAATTTCTGGTGTtgtttgtgaattgtgattgcACAAAAAACCTTGAACCAAAGGAGAGAGTTTGTGAGGTTAGAGAGGAATAGGGTGATTTGAATTCGCTAGATTGATTTCAAAGTTGAAAACTTAATGAAAGCATTATAAAAACTCAGACCTACCCAACTGAAACAATCCACCTTTTATTGCACTTCTTCAATGTGTATCTGCCACCATACACTTTGCCATTAATATTTCCCTTGAAGCACACCTTCCCTCCCTCGATAGCTATAGCTTGCTTTCCTTCACAGTCTCTCCATTCCTTTGCTTAACCTTTTTTTAAACTCTGACAAATTAAATAGCACTCAATTGGTGGAGAAATGTGTGCTTTTAACCTTTTGGTTTTTCCACGTGGGGGGCAGCCCTACTTTTCAATTTCATCGCCTAGATCGACGACGTAGGTGTATCCGAATTTATGTGAATGCATAATGTAGAGTCCAGTGCGTCTTAAATTAGTTTATTCTGAAAAAGTAAGTATTTAATTTATACGTTTCTTCAaagaattttctaaaaaaaaaataattgttttcaaataattaagcaTTAGTCCGCTAACacaagaaattattacatgataGAGACAACGTGATCAGGATTCATCTTCAcatgatatattaatatattttttatatttatcaaaatgaaaattttaattattatctttagGGTATTAGGTTTTTTAACTGCATATTGTGACTTCTAATGCGCTCCtattaatatctttttatttattgattttttaactaatgtcttaaaaataataattattaggaCCCTTATGAAAGATTTAATGGCGtatctataaaaaattaattaaaattacacaattttgtACCATTGCATTAATGATTTCTCTACTCACAtaggttatatttttttttatcaagaacataagttattattattaacatatattcagtttttttttatctcattttcacctcatttttcttcccatctttctcttttttcatgtCACAccaaatatcatatatattaatgtcttcaactcataaaaaaaaacaatttctcttttttttttcttttcctctatGAAAAGTATATATGTCGATTCAACATGCTAGATTTCTAATtcacacaaattaaaaacatgttAGAGGAACATCTAGCTTATATAGCATGATCATAAATTCTATGGctggtattttaatttttttcccctcATGATAACCCTATACGAATATaccaatcaaattaattattactatatCTTATCAAATATACATTTGGCCAACTTGCCCTTTGTCTCCTTGAAGgggaaaaaagacaaaatattcATTATTGAAAAAAACACTTCGTCACtttaaaaacacacacacacatcgtCATGCTATTTAACTATGCAAATATGGAGCTTGCTATTGATAGGTTTGATTTCTTGGGATATTAAGGTCTCTGTTTCTCTGCAATTTGTCTGTGGATATTAAGGTTTCTGTTTGAATATGTGTTTCAAAACGAACAGTCAATCATGtgatacaattttaaaataattcaacttttgtatgagaattctttttttttttctgaaaaatattattataaaataaattttgattattatataaatatggcAGCTAGCTAAGCAAAATGCATTTActatactttttaaaagattaaaccaATATACATAATAATGAATGAATTCATCACACtgcaaggaaaaaataaaattgagacaaaattTTGTAGTAGAAAAATTTTCCATCtcaaaaaagtaaattttttgataGATTTTGAGACATTGTTGTGGCATGTTGATATAGTCACACTAGTAATATATATACCtctcaatatattttcttttttatatgctAAAGTACATTTGTGGCCCATGTCCTTAGTCGATATAATTCACGTGATATTTCATTAtagttacaatatatatatatatatatatatatatatatatatatatatatatatatatgcaataaaacatatataattatatgcaAAAGTATCACTTCATTATAGAATTTCACTTCGAGGACCAAGAGAAGGAAACCAATCAAATTAGCTTAGTTTTCCATTATATCCTATTTTATTTCTCGTataaaatcaaacacattttgTTGTGGAATTTAAGTTCTTATTAATGTCTTCTTTTTATTCGTCTACTACTCAATGGATCAAgaacaattatattaataatcacTAACTCTTAGCGTCTAAGTTAATCTCACCATATTTTAGTTCCATTTGTTAGTTGTAAAAATGAgattgtatatttaattttcctAATGACTAACTTTATTTTCCTTTAGTTCCTAACTTATCCATCATGTAGCTTTCTTAGTtatattattcaatattttctatttcctAATTACTACTTGT includes these proteins:
- the LOC102664931 gene encoding uncharacterized protein, producing MGIIIGRKRRCSCSAPREDHHLLLLTFFVAILLQKAVVESTTLNYTRHRQTSTLRLERISKHLNKINKPHVLTIESPDGDLIDCIHKRKQLALDHPLLKNHKIQKMPTEMPKGMKVKKEENDNSTSEVAWQMWHLNGTRCPKGTVPIRRSTVHDVMRAKSLYDFGKKRSRVDSLSRRHDAPDILSGNGHEHAIAYTGSSQEMYGAKATINVWDPSIQVINEFSLSQLWILSGSFDGTDLNSIEAGWQVSPELYGDNRPRLFTYWTSDSYRATGCYNLLCAGFIQTNSRIAIGAAISPVSSYDGNQYDITILIWKDPKVGNWWMSFGDNTLVGYWPAELFTHLADHATMVEWGGEVVNSRTNGQHTFTQMGSGHFAEDGFGKASYFRNLQIVDTDNSLSSVQSISTLAENTNCYDIKSYYSNEWGTYFYYGGPGNNPQCP